The Acidobacteriota bacterium genome contains the following window.
AGTGGATCGTATTCCGCTCGAACATGCTCGGGCCGACGCACATTTATGCGGTCGAGATCGCGAAGGGGAAATAGTGAGAATTGGAACAACGGATTAACGCAGATTTTCGTGGAGAAGAGAGTTGAGGACGGTTTTATGATTATCTCATCATTAAATAATCTGTGTAGATCCGCGTCAATCCGTTGTTGTTTTCTTCTTCTGTTGCTTTCGATCTCTGCACTCGCTCAGGTCAAGGACGACGCTCGGCCGGTCGTTGACGATTCGAAGACAACACCTTCGCAGATTCGCGACCCTAAACTGCCGACGCTTTTCATTGTGGGCGACTCGACGTTGAACAGCAACGCTCCGTTGCGCGGTTGGGGACAGGAACTCGCGCAGTTCTTTGACCTGACAAAGGTCAACGTAGTCAACCGTGCGATCGGCGGGCGTTCGAGCCGGACCTTTCAGTACGAAGGCCGTTGGGACAAGGTTTTGGCGGAGATGAAGAAAGGCGATTTTGTACTGCTCCAATTTGGTCATAACGACGTCGGCAAATACGACGATCCTGCCGCCAAAGACCGCCCTTCACTCCACAGCGAAGGCGACGAGACGGTCGAAGTAAAACGCAATGCCGACGGCAAGATCGAGACCGTGCACAGCTTTGGCTGGTATATGCGAAAGTACGGCAACGATACGCGAGCGAAGGGAGCGACGATGATATTTTGCTCGATGGTCCCGCACAAAGAT
Protein-coding sequences here:
- a CDS encoding rhamnogalacturonan acetylesterase encodes the protein MLSISALAQVKDDARPVVDDSKTTPSQIRDPKLPTLFIVGDSTLNSNAPLRGWGQELAQFFDLTKVNVVNRAIGGRSSRTFQYEGRWDKVLAEMKKGDFVLLQFGHNDVGKYDDPAAKDRPSLHSEGDETVEVKRNADGKIETVHSFGWYMRKYGNDTRAKGATMIFCSMVPHKDWADSKIVRKEREKWVPWTANAAKATGSAYIDLNEIVALEFERLGVDKVAPLFGDARTHSTPAGALLNAQMVVAAIHSLKQPKLSKFLSPAGKAIKPASNSLVTSMK